DNA sequence from the Candidatus Neomarinimicrobiota bacterium genome:
ATCTCTCTCCAATGACCACTCTTGCGGAAGGCGATCTCGATTTTTCACTGATTACTGAGGGGACAACCGGTTTTCAGTCTAACTTGGGAGGGACTGTTGATGCGGGACACGAGAACGAGGTTGTAATAGAGCAGGAGGTCAATACCCGCCGCCGGATTGAAAGGGCGGTACGCTTTGCATTTGACTGGGCAGTCAAACAGGAGCGAAACACGGTGACTATGGTCTACGGAGCGAAAACTCAAAAGTACAGTCAGGAATTGTGGCTGCGTATTTTCAAAGAGGTTGGTGAATCATTTGATAAAATATCCACTGTCACGATTCGCCCCGACGCTTTCATCCAGCGCTTCGTCAACACTCCTGATCAGTTCGACGTGGTTGTCACTGAGCACACGTTTGGCTCGGTAATCTCTTCTCTCGCCACAGCGTTTGTCGGCGGTCACGGACTGGCTTCTGTGGCGCATGTCAATCCAGACGGGAAGGGTCTCTTCCGTCCACTGCATCCGCTTTCGACCAAGTATGCAGGCAAGGATTACGCTAATCCCATGGGCATCATGATGGGGGTTAGTTTGCTCTTGAAGCTAGATGGGCATGCAGAAATCACCAGTTCTATTGAAGCTTCGCTCAAGAAAGCGGTGGAAAGCGGCTGGACCACTCGCGATTTAAGTGGGAGTATGGGAACAAGCGAACTGGGTGACTACATCTGTTCCTATTTGACAGAAAGACACGCATGAAACGTCCGTTTTCGCATTCCAGTCTTTCTTCCTTCGAACGGTGTCCTGCAAAGTACAAGTTTTATTATCTGGAAGGGATCGAGAAACCGCACGAAAGTGTAGAATCGTTTCTTGGGAGGCGTGTTCATGAATCACTCGAATTTCTCTACGGTGAGGTTGGTGACGGTAAGACACTGTTCTTTGATCATATCAGCGATCATTTTAGAAATTCGTGGGAGACCGCATGGCATAAACATATCGTCATCGTTGATCCGCAACTGTCGCCCCGCGACTATTTCCAGATAGGTGAACAGTGCCTGGCGTGGTACTTTAGAACGTATCATCCGTTTGAAGAATCTGTTGAAGGGATCGAGGTAGAAATCGTCTTCAAACTGGCCGAAGATGATAAGTTCAAGATAAAAGGCATTATTGACCGTCTCGATAGAAATGACGGCAAATGGGAGATACACGACTACAAAACTTCCAAACGTGCAATGACTCAAGCCGCGGCCGATAAAGACAGGCAACTAGCCCTTTATCAGATCGGTCTTGAAAATCTGTACGATGAAGTTGAAGAGGTGGACCTTATCTGGCATTTTGTGAGGAAAGGTGATACCGTCCGAACTCGCAAGACCCCGCATCAGATTGATGAGTTGAAATCTTCTATTCGTAAACTGGTAGCAAAGATTGAGGAGCGGATCGTGAGAGGAGGACCTTTTCTGCCACGACCGACACCGCTGTGCAACTGGTGTTATTACTGGGATGAATGCCCCGCCAAGCGAGAGCATAATCCCTTTGTGAAAGCCGGCGCCACAGCCTAATTTCTCCGCCGTTATGATCCAGTTTTCCCGTCGAGAAAAAAATCTCCTGCAGCAACTGTTCGCGCCCGATTCCATAGAAAAATTGATGGAAATCGTCCCGGAGACCAACAAGAGCGACTGGGAAGCGCTGCGAGCTAAAATTGTCGGTGGTGAGGGGAAATCGATCCCACTGATACTTTATGTAGATGGTGCGGCAGATTTGAAGGCCAAAAACGCTGGCATCGGCGGCATTATTTTGCGCAATGATAATAGTAAAGAGGAGCTGTTCACTTTTTCTGATAACATTGGTCAGGCGACAAATAATGAAGCCGAATACAAAGCCCTCATTAGAGGACTCGAATATGCCGCTGAATTGAACGGAACAGACATTGTTGTTTACAGTGATAGTGAACTGATCGTCAATCAGGTGAATCTGGAGTACAAAGTCAAGAACAAGAGGATGTTATCGTTACACAGAAAGGCACGCTCAATTCTCGAAAAGTTCGGGTCGTGGCAGGTGCGGCACATTCCACGCGATGATAACCGGAAGGCAGACAGTCTCAGCAAGATGGCACTGGTAGAAGAACAGGTGAAGAGATGAAAGCATTGATTACGGCCGGTGGTCATGGAACGCGACTAAGGCCTATCACTCACACCAAGAACAAGCATCTCATCCCGATAGCCAACAGACCGATGCTGGCTTACGCCCTGGAGTACGCACACAAGGCCGGTATCGAGGAGGTTGGGATCGTCGTCAACGAGGGTGATAAGGAGATCAGCGCTACGTTTGGCGATGGCAACGATCTGAACGTGAACATAACTTATATCGAGCAGAAGGCTCCCCTCGGATTGGCTCACGTGGTGAAAATAGCTGAATCGTACATCGATGGAGATGAATTCATCTTCTATCTGGGAGATAATATTCTTGTGGGCGGTATAAAGAAATTCATCGATGAATTCCACGAGAATCGTTCGAGCTGTCACCTCGTTCTGAGCAAAGTCCCTGACCCGGAGCGGTTTGGTGTCCCAGAGATTAAGGTCAATCAGATCGTGGCGGTAGAGGAAAAACCGACATCACCCAAAAGCAATTATGCTGTCACCGGCATTTATCTTTACGACCAGAATATTTTTGAGGCGGTGAACAGTATTATACCTTCAGTCAGAGGTGAGCTGGAGATTTCTGACGCCCATCAGTACCTGCTTGATAAAGGACTGAGCGTTACATATTCCGAGATAACAGGGTGGTGGAAAGACACCGGCAAATCAGCGGACTTGTTGGAAGCGAACCGGCTAGTGCTTGACAATGTTGACGGTCCCAGCAGTGCTGAAATTGATAACCAGTCAAAAATGACTGGCCGCGTCGTGTCCGGCACCGGGACAAAAATCGTCCGCAGTACCATAAGGGGACCTGTCATACTGGGTCAAGATGTGATCGTGAAGAATGCCTACATTGGACCTTACACCTCCATCGGCGATCGTTGCAGTATCATCGGAAGTGAAGTGGAATACTCTATCTTTATGAGCGATTCACTGATAGAAGATGTGGGTGTCAGGATAGAAGCTTCCCTGGTGGGTCACGAGGTGAAAATTACGAATTCCAGTACCAGGCCGAAGACCCACAGACTGATGGTAGGAAATCAGGGTAAAATTGAGCTGGCCTGAGGAGAGAGAGGCGATTCACCCTTCCAGGCGTGTCGCTTTCTGCACGCTGGGATGCAAGCTAAATTTTTCCGAGTCGTCTACCGTGGCGCGCGACCTTTTTACAAATGGCTTCCACAAAGTTGATTTTGGCGAGAGGGCGGACCTTTATGTAATCAATACCTGTTCGGTGACGGATAACGCCGAAAGGAAGTGTCGCAAAGTGGTAAGGCAAGCTCTCAGAAGTTCACCGGATGCATTCATAGCGGTTATGGGATGTTATGCGCAACTGCGCCCCCGGGAAATCTCCAGAATTCCCGGCGTGGATATTGTGGTCGGCGCAGATGAAAAATTTAATCTTCCTGCCAGTCTGGATGATCTTAATAAGCGATCCATTCCCCAATACCACAGTTGCGACATTGAGCAGGTGAACACATTTTTCCCTGCCTACTCCGTTGGTGAAAGGACGCGAGCGTTCCTGAAAGTTCAGGACGGGTGTGATTATAACTGTTCTTACTGTATCATTCCCGAGGCAAGGGGCAGGAGCAGGAGTGGCACTGTCCTTCAGGTGATGGTGCAGGCGCGGCGACTTGCGCAGACTGGCGTGAGAGAAATTGTGTTGACGGGAGTTAACACAGGTGATTTTGGCACTTGGAACGGCGAATCGCTCCTTGACCTCATCCAGTCTCTCGATACCATTGATGGTATCGACCGTTTCAGAATTTCGTCCATCGAGTCAAACCTCCTCAGCGATGCAATTATTGATTTCGTTGCCCGATCTGAGAGATTTGTACCTCATTTTCACATCCCACTTCAGTCTGGATCGAACCGGGTTCTCAGCGCCATGCGCCGCAGGTACCATGCTGACCTCTACCGGGAAAAGGTAGCGACGGTAAAAGAGCGTATTCCAGACTGTTGCATCGGGGTTGATGTCATCGTTGGTTTTCCCAGCGAGAGTGAGCGTGATTTCCTGAAAACTTATGAACTCCTTTTGCAAGCGGATATCTCTTACTTGCATGTATTTACCTATTCGGAACGACCGAATACTGACGCGTTGAAGGTTTCCCCGGTTGTACCGCAAAAGGAACGTAGCAGGCGCAGCAAGATACTTCACACCCTTTCCAGTCAGAAGAAGGAGTCGTTTTACGATGATCACCGGGGAAGAACAATGCCGGTTCTTTTCGAGAAATATGATGCTGGAATTCTGTCAGGTATGACAGATAACTACATCCGCGTCGAAACGGTGGGAGAGGAACGGATGATCAATGAGATTAGAAAAGTTCATCTGCTTGAGCAAAAACGAGGATTTTTAAGAGGAGAGCTCGCAAATTGAGTCGTCAACCTTTCGTTTCGGTAGCCGGAAACATTGCCGTTGGTAAAACGACCCTCACCACTATCATCGCCGACCGTCTTAGCTGGCGACCATTCTTCGAGTCCGTGGAAGATAATCCATATCTGTCTGATTTCTACGGCGACATGAAGCGGTGGAGCTTTCACCTTCAGATCTATTTCCTATCCAAACGGTTCATGACGCAGCGTGAGATGGCATCGGGCAATATACCGGCTGTGCAGGACAGAACGATCTATGAAGATGTGGAGATCTTTGCGCGCTCCTTATACGATATGGGAAACATGTCGGATCGGGATTGGCGGAGCTACAAAGATCTTTTTTATGAGATGACAAGTTATCTGGCGAAGCCGGCACTGATTCTCTATCTCAAGGCGTCTACAGATACACTGATGACAAGAATGAAATCGCGGGGGAGGGATTATGAAAAGACGGTATCGCCAGAGTATCTCCACAGACTAAATATGGCCTATAGCCGCTGGGTGGAAAGTGCAGAGGATGAACTGAACATCGTAACTGTTGAGACGGACGGTTTCAACGTCTATGAGGATGAAGATGGTGTCGAAAAAATCCTGGCAAAAGTGCGGCGGGAGTGTGGTTTGGAACAGGCTGAGACAGTCAGTTGACGCGTGGGAATGACTGTTTGATTTAGCAATGATTATTGCGAACTTTAATAAAGCATAACGGAGCAAGCAGATGCAGCTTCGACATTTGATATATTTATTCTTCTTCCTCGGTCTAACACACTTTCTTTCTGCCGGAGATTCCGAGCCGGGAGTTGTTTTCTCAAATGTTTCTCTTACCCGGAGTCAGGACGGGATGATCTATGTAATCATCGATTCAGAGGAGGATATTGCTGCACTGCAATTCTCTCTAGAATATGACCATAATAAAGTTATGATGGGAAAGCCGGCTTTCTTTCCGGACAATCAGCATTTTTCCATTGAAACCGGAGGCGATTCAAGTCTTATGAAAGTTATCGCCTTCAGTCTTGGCGGCAGACTGCTGGATACGAGCGATCCCGTTCTGAAGATTCCTCTCTCTGCTCTCGGTGATTTCGAAGGGGCTATTCCCCTTAACGTGAGGGAGTTTATCGCGTCAGATCCCAACGGAAATAAAGTAAATCTTAAGGTTTCAGCGGGAAAAGTTTTCATTGTGCCGACATTACCAAGGAAGCTCAATTTCAGTCAGAATTTTTCGAGCTTTTCCAGGGGCGAGCCGGTTATCAAACTTGATTTGCCTGAAGCCGCCCTGGTGAATCTCGCCATTTACGATGTCAAGGGGAAAAAGGTACGGATGATCGAAGAGAGGGAGATTCTGGAAGCGGGATTCCATTCCATCACCTGGGATGGGACAGATGCGGAGGGACAACCGGCTTCCGCTGGAGAGTATGTATGTTCTCTCAAGGTAGGCGCCAATTTGCACACTATGAAGATGGTGCTGTTAAGGTAAGCTTTATATATGGCAGTCTACCGGTGATAAACAGAGCATATGTTTTGAACGTAATCACACATACCATTAAGGATTAGATCGTCATGAGAATTGTTGTCATCGGCGCCGGCGAAGTCGGCTATCAGCTTGCCAAAGGTCTCAGTGAGGAAAACCTCGATATTACCATTATAGATATCAATCCTGATAAGGTACATCGTGCCATGGATACTCTGGATGTTATCGCCTTACAGGGAGACGGAGCCAGTCAAGAAGTTCTGAAAGAGGCGCGAGTTCAGGAGGCAGATATTGTTGTGGCTGTGACACGGATTGATGAGGTTAACCTGATTGCCTCGCAACTGTCACATGAATTGGGTGCGCGCAAGATTATTGCCCGGCTAAGAAACACCGATTACAGCAAAAAAGATACCATAATTCATCCTGAAAAATTTGGCATCGATAAGGTAATCCACCCGGAAATGGCAGCAACGGATGAAATCATTCGCCTTGTCATGCAAACAGCGGCCACCAGCGTAGATGATTTCGAAGGCGGGAAGCTTCAACTGATTGGACTTCGACTTAGCAACGGTTGTCCTGTCATCGGAAATGTGTTGGTAGAAATTCGGCAGGAGAATCCCGATTTTGCCTTTAATGCAGTGTGCGTTCTGCGGGGGAATAGAACCATCGTTCCACACGGAGATTCAGTCTTTGAACCGGGCGATATATGGTACTTTCTGGTGAAAAAGGAGCGAGTGGAAAACCTTCTGAAGGTTCTCGGGAAGCATATAAAAGAGACTCAGAATGTGATAATCCTCGGCGGTGGTAAGATCGGCAGGACAGTAGCCCGTTTACTTCAAGACAAAATTGACGTAAGACTCATTGATTCAAATCAGAAGAAGGCGGAAAAGCTGGCCCAGGAACTGGAGAAAACATTGATCCTCCACGGTGATGGTACGGATATCGAGTTCCTCAGGTCTGAGAGTATCGAGGATGTGGACAGTTTTATTGCAGTGACACAGAACGAGCAGACAAACCTTCTTTCGGCCCTTCTTGCGAAACATCTCGGTGTGAGGCAGAGCCTCGTCCACGTATCAACTACTGAGTATATACCTGTCATGAAGGTGATCGGTATGGACAGCGTTGTAAGCAAGAATATGTCAACTGTGAAGGAGATACTCGAATACATCAAGAGTGATGAAAAAATCATAGTCACAGATTTCGAAGACGTTGACGTGGAGGCAATTGAGTTCAGTCCTCAGCCAGGCTGCAAGGCGACACGAAATATTCTAAGTGAGATCAAATTTCCCTCCGATTGTGTTGTGGGTGCTGTGAATCATCACGGTCACATTTCAATTGCACAGGGTGATACTCAGCTCAGTGAAGAAGATATTGTCCTCGTATTCGTCATGCCGGCAGTCCTTCCTAAGATCGAAAAACTTTTCTCATAGCTTCAATGCACGTCCGGAGCATTCTGAATGTACTATCCGCTTTAGTTGCACTCCTTGGGTTCACAATGCTGCTGCCGGCGGTGTGTTCATTGTTCTACGGTGAATCCGATCTCGAAGGAATTCTGATCTCAGCCGGGATTACACTGGCTGTTACGCTACCGGTCTGGTTTTTCACAAGAGGCGAAGTACAGCTGGGGATCAAGGACGGTTTTGCCATTGTTACACTGACGTGGACATGTGTAGCAGCTTTTGGCGCTCTGCCATTCATTCTTACGGGTGCCATCCCAAATATCACGGACGCATTCTTCGAATCGATGTCCGGTGTAACGACAACAGGTGCCTCCATCATTGGAAACATCGCCACACTCCCTCACCTGTCAAACGGAGTTGAAAGTCTGCCACACGGTGTTCTCTTCTGGCGTAGCTTCATCCAGTGGATCGGCGGCATGGGAATCATCGTTTTCAGCATTGCCATCCTGCCTCTCTTGGGTGTAGGCGGCGTGCAGCTTTTCCGAGCCGAAGTTCCCGGTCCTGTACCTGATAAAATCAAACCCCGGGTGCAAGAAACGGCGAAAATTTTGTGGCTTGTCTATTGCGGAGTGAGCTTGACAGAGATGATTCTTCTGGCACTCGGGGGCATGTCCATTTTTGACGCCATGTGCCATACATTTACCACCATGGCTACGGGAGGTTTTTCAACGAAAAATATTAGCATCGGCTATTTCGACAGTTCTTATATCCATTACGTCATCACTTTCTTCATGTTTCTGGCGGGAGTCAATTTTACTCTGCACTGGAGAGCGCTCACGGGCAACATCAAAGAAGGCTATTTCAAAGACGGTGAATTCAAGTTTTACGGTGGTCTGATTCTCCTCTTCACACTATTTGTAATAATCAATAATGTGATCCAGCACGGTACTGTCGGCCACGCTCTTTTCAGAGATTCACTATTTCAGGTTGTCTCTATCATCACCACGACCGGATACGGGACAGCGGACTACACGCTCTGGGGGCCGTTCTCACAGATCGTTTTTCTTCTCCTGATGTTTTTTGGTGGCTGTGCCGGGTCGACTGGAGGAGGGATGAAAATGGCTCGCATCATGGTGGTGACTAAGTACAGCCTCTCAGAAGTGAAACGTCTGCTTCATCCACGAGCCGTCATACCCGTCCGGGTGGGGCGGCGAATGATTGCCGATGAAGTGATCCGTAATACTCTTGGTTTTGTACTGTTTTATGTTTCAATCTTTGTAGGCGTATCGGTGGTGCTCACGGCCATGGGTTTCGATCTTGTATCTGCCCTTGGGGCTACAGCGGCATCGATTGGCAATGTAGGACCGGGACTCGGATCTGTGGGACCGTCAGCAAACTATGCCCATTTCCCCGATCTGGCCAAGTGGCTTCTCTGTTTATGCATGCTTCTCGGGAGGCTGGAAATCTTTACTGTCATTGTCTTATTCAGCCGATCATTCTGGAAACGGTAGAGGCGCTAAAATGTCAACGGTACTGAAAGAAGCCAAAGAGAGATGTGGCGTCATTACCGTCAACAGGCCCGAGGTCCTCAATGCCGTGAATCAGAAAACAATGGAAGAATTGAAAGACGCGTTTATGGACTTCCGCCGTGACAGCGGAGTGGGTGTTATTATTCTCACTGGCGCAGGTGAAAAGTCTTTCATAGCGGGGGCGGATATTACTGAGATGTCATCGGCCAGCGCTACGGAAGCCGTCGAACTCATCACCGGTGGTGAAATGATTTCGACACAGGAAGCGGAGGAGATGGGACTTGTGAACCACGTGGTGCCGCCGGAGGATTTGATGCCTAAGGCGATGGAGATAGCCAATTCCATTCTGAGCCGCGGCCCGGAAGCGGTGAGACTCTCCCTTGAAGCAATTCAGCACGGAATGGAAATGACCCTGGCCGAAAGACTGGATTACGAAGCCAACCTCTTAGGTATTGTTTTCAGTACGGAGGACAAAGATGAGGGGACTACGGCCTTCATGGAGAAGAGAAAGCCGAAGTTTCAAGGCAAGTAGGAGAATCTTACTATGAATGAGAGCGAAACAATTTCTTCTTCAGAACGAGCTTCAGTCTATTCGCAGACTGCTGAAACCAGTGTCTTCGAGAACGGTCTCTTGCGCTGTATTAATCCGGCTACTATGGAGACCATCACGAAATTGAATATTTCCACAGAAAAAGAAATCAGGGAGAAAATTGACAGCCTGAAAGAGGCTCAACAGGAGTGGAGTGCCCTATCATCAAAAGATCGTGCTAAAGTTCTCAAGAAAATGAGGAAACATCTGGTGGAACGGATGGACGAGGTGATGGAGGTGATTCTAAAGGAGACAGGTAAAACGGACTTTGACGGCATTATTGAGATACTGACCACCGTCGAAATCATGCGCTTTGTTTCATCTGCCGGTCCCCGGACACTTGCTTCAGAGAAGCGTTCCATGGGAATCGTCATGAAGACAAAGCGCGGCTCGGTTCAGTATCTTCCCTTCGGTATCGTAGGGATCATATCACCGTGGAACTATCCGTTGATTCTGTCGGCAAGTCCTGTGGTTCAGGCGTTGATGGGAGGCAATGGTGTGTTGTTGAAGCCGTCCGAATACACGCCCCTCACTGCTCTGAAGATGAAGGAAGTTTTTGACGAAGGCGGATTGCCTGCCGGTCTGTTACAGGTGGTGATCGGCGGTGGTGATCTGGGCGAGGCGATTGTTGCATCTCCTGACACGGATCTGATTTGTTTCATCGGCAGTGTTAAGGTTGGCAAGCTGATAGGTGTTGCCTGCGCAGAACAGATGAAACCTGTTATTCTGGAACTAGGCGGAAAGGATCCTCTGATTGTGCTTGCCGATGCCAATATTGAGCGTGCGGCACGTGCCGCCGTCTGGGGCGGCTTTCACAATGCTGGACAGACTTGTATTTCCGTGGAACGCGTGTATGTGGAAGAGGCCGTGGCTGATCAATTCATTGAAAGAGTATCACAGCTTGCGATAGAAACGCAAATGGGGTCTCAGCAGTCGACATGCGATCTCGGGAGTATGACGACCAATCCTCAGGCGGCGAAGGTTTTAGCACAGATCGCCGATGCCAGAAAACGCGGCGCAAATATTATGGTTGGTGGCCAAGAACTTCCAAACCGTGAAGGCCACTTCATTCAGCCTACTGTCGTAGTAGATGTGGATGAGACGATGGAGTTGATGAATCGCGAGACATTCGGGCCGGTAATAGCCATATCGAAGGTCAAGGACGCAGACGAGGCGGTAGACAGGTCGAATTCACTGAGTTACGGTTTGAATGCATCCATCTTCACACAGGATTTGAAGAAGGCGCGGGAGCTGTCGAAACGCATTCAAGCCGGAAACATTTGCATTAATGATGTGGAATCCAACTATCTCTGCGTCAGTCTACCTTTTGGTGGGACTGGTTCCAGCGGGTACGGACGTCTGCAAGGTGTGGAAGGCATCAAGGCTTTTGCTCAGGTGCAAGCCGTTTGCGAAGACCGTTTTGGGCTGAAGAGGGAGCTGTGGTGGTTTCCTGTTTCCGACGGCGTGAAGAAGCTGTTCCGGGCGCTAATCAAGATCTTGTACGGATAGGTCGTTACTCTCACCTGACTGCTTTGTAATCAAGTGAGCAGAAGATTCTAGGCTATTGATTTCTCTCCGGCGGAGGGAAGACGAATAAGAGGGGGGCAAGGGGTTTCACTCACAACAGACCAATAATCGCAACAGTGGAGAGCAGTGGTGAAACAGCGTTTCTTTGAAGGTCTTTTTGGAAGATACATTCTTCCAGGCGTCATAATGCAGTCCGTTCTCATCGGAGGGGGATATGCCACTGGCAGGGAGATCGTTGAGTACGGCGCCCGCTTCGGTTCTCTCGGATGGATATCCGGACTCACGATATTCCTCGGTCTTGCATTTCTCAGCTTTCTTACTTTTGAGCTGGCACGGACCTTTCAGGCCTACGACTACCGTTCGCTTGTGAAACAGGTGGCATGGAGGTTCTGGTTTCTCTACGAGATTGTCTATGTGGTTTTGGGGATCATCGTAATTGCCGTCATGGCGTCCGCCACAGGTGAGATCGTACAACAGACACTGGGACTGAACTACTGGATGGGAGTTGCAGCCATTACCCTGGTGGTAGGTATTTTGAACTTTTACGGCCGCCATCTGATCGAGCAATTCAAGACGTTCGGCACAGCGGCGCTCTATCTTGGCTACATCCTCTTTTCCGTTCTCGTGCTCTCCAGCAAATGGAAGGCGGTGCAAGCCACGCTCGCCAATGGCGACACCTCTTATTCATCGCAACCAGTCACCGCGGCGACTGCCGTTGCTGTGGGGATCGTATATGTGGGGTACAATCTTGTCTTTGCGCCGGCACTCTTCACGCTGAGGCGGCAGTCGACACGTAGAGAGACGTTTCTGTCGGGAATGATCGCCGGACTGCTCATGACACTGCCTTGGTTTCTTACCTACTTTTCTCTCATGGCGTTCTACCCAGATCCTGAAGTTCTCGGCGCCACGGTACCGTGGCTAGTGATGCTAGAGAAGATAGGAGGTACTGCAGTAGTCACGCTCTTCGGTTTTGTGGTAGGGTGGACTTTGATCGAGACCGCCACAGGGATTGTTCATGCCATTATTGAAAGAATGCGAACCCACGCTATCGAAGCCGGCCGCCACCCGTTGACATCTTCACAAAATGCACTCTTTGCCACGGGTATGCTGATTTTATCGGTAGGACTGGCGCGCATCGGAATCGTTGATCTTATTGCTAAAGGGTACTCAGCCATGGCATACGGGATGATTCTCGTATATATTATTCCGCTGATGACGGTTGGTGTCTTTCGTATTATGAAGCCGGGATGGAAACGCGAATTCTGGGCGAAAGCGTGATGTTAAGTAGTGGAATTCTCTTGTAAGATTGATGCTAACTCCTTAGCGTTTGTGTCATCAGTTAGGCATTACAGACTGTGATTTATGATTCAATTAGAAATGCCGATTAAGTAGGAGCTAATCTGTGAATAAATATGCAATTCTTGTAGAAGGCGAGTTCAACTATCTATATGCCAAGACAGCCAATGCCATCCTCCGTTACTGTCCGGAAGAGGTGGTCTGCATTATCGATTCAACCAACGTCGGCAAGACATCGAAAGATGTAATCGGATATGGCGGCGATCTTCCCATTGTGGCCAGTGTGGATGATGCCCTCGCCTACGAACCACGCAAACTGTTGATCGGAATAGCTAATCCCGGCGGTATTCTTCCCGATTCATGGCGACAATCTATCGTCACAGCTATCGAGAGTGAGCTCGAAGTCATCTGCGGGCTTCACTTTTTTCTCAACGATGATCCGGAATTCTCGCGCCTGGCGAAAAAGCATGGAGTGAAGCTCACCGATCTGCGCCGCCCGCCTTCGCCGCTACCTTTTTCTAAGGGGACATGGCAGACCCGCAAGACGCCTGTCCTCCTGACGGTGGGGACCGACTGCGATACCGGAAAGATGACAGCGGCATGGGAGCTGAAGAATCTGCTGGAGGAGAAGGGTAAGACGGCGGCATTCGTTGGCACAGGACAGACAGGAATTCTGTTGGGAGGGTACGGAGCGGCAGTGGATGCGGTAGTAAGTGATTTTGTAGCTGGTACTATCGAAGCTGAGATTGATAAGGTCGGCGAAGATTACGACTTGATTATCGTAGAGGGGCAAGGGAGCATCACTCATATGGCTTACTCAGGGGTAACTCTCGGTCTCCTGCACGGGACAATGCCAGATTTTATGCTTATGGGTCATGAAGAGGAGCGGGAGATGGATACTTTCGACTACCCTATGATAGACTTTGATACAATCATGGATCTTTATCTCAGACTGGTGA
Encoded proteins:
- a CDS encoding glucose-1-phosphate thymidylyltransferase; this encodes MKALITAGGHGTRLRPITHTKNKHLIPIANRPMLAYALEYAHKAGIEEVGIVVNEGDKEISATFGDGNDLNVNITYIEQKAPLGLAHVVKIAESYIDGDEFIFYLGDNILVGGIKKFIDEFHENRSSCHLVLSKVPDPERFGVPEIKVNQIVAVEEKPTSPKSNYAVTGIYLYDQNIFEAVNSIIPSVRGELEISDAHQYLLDKGLSVTYSEITGWWKDTGKSADLLEANRLVLDNVDGPSSAEIDNQSKMTGRVVSGTGTKIVRSTIRGPVILGQDVIVKNAYIGPYTSIGDRCSIIGSEVEYSIFMSDSLIEDVGVRIEASLVGHEVKITNSSTRPKTHRLMVGNQGKIELA
- a CDS encoding isocitrate/isopropylmalate family dehydrogenase, producing MKLAVIPGDGVGPEIVNEAVKLLKTVDELNNLGIEMMEFDLSASHYAETGLALPNTVIKTLSEQADAVLLGPLGDPAISDGRYAREVVSGLVTNLNFPIVLREVKLLSADLSPMTTLAEGDLDFSLITEGTTGFQSNLGGTVDAGHENEVVIEQEVNTRRRIERAVRFAFDWAVKQERNTVTMVYGAKTQKYSQELWLRIFKEVGESFDKISTVTIRPDAFIQRFVNTPDQFDVVVTEHTFGSVISSLATAFVGGHGLASVAHVNPDGKGLFRPLHPLSTKYAGKDYANPMGIMMGVSLLLKLDGHAEITSSIEASLKKAVESGWTTRDLSGSMGTSELGDYICSYLTERHA
- a CDS encoding FlgD immunoglobulin-like domain containing protein, with protein sequence MQLRHLIYLFFFLGLTHFLSAGDSEPGVVFSNVSLTRSQDGMIYVIIDSEEDIAALQFSLEYDHNKVMMGKPAFFPDNQHFSIETGGDSSLMKVIAFSLGGRLLDTSDPVLKIPLSALGDFEGAIPLNVREFIASDPNGNKVNLKVSAGKVFIVPTLPRKLNFSQNFSSFSRGEPVIKLDLPEAALVNLAIYDVKGKKVRMIEEREILEAGFHSITWDGTDAEGQPASAGEYVCSLKVGANLHTMKMVLLR
- a CDS encoding deoxynucleoside kinase, with translation MSRQPFVSVAGNIAVGKTTLTTIIADRLSWRPFFESVEDNPYLSDFYGDMKRWSFHLQIYFLSKRFMTQREMASGNIPAVQDRTIYEDVEIFARSLYDMGNMSDRDWRSYKDLFYEMTSYLAKPALILYLKASTDTLMTRMKSRGRDYEKTVSPEYLHRLNMAYSRWVESAEDELNIVTVETDGFNVYEDEDGVEKILAKVRRECGLEQAETVS
- the mtaB gene encoding tRNA (N(6)-L-threonylcarbamoyladenosine(37)-C(2))-methylthiotransferase MtaB, which produces MSWPEEREAIHPSRRVAFCTLGCKLNFSESSTVARDLFTNGFHKVDFGERADLYVINTCSVTDNAERKCRKVVRQALRSSPDAFIAVMGCYAQLRPREISRIPGVDIVVGADEKFNLPASLDDLNKRSIPQYHSCDIEQVNTFFPAYSVGERTRAFLKVQDGCDYNCSYCIIPEARGRSRSGTVLQVMVQARRLAQTGVREIVLTGVNTGDFGTWNGESLLDLIQSLDTIDGIDRFRISSIESNLLSDAIIDFVARSERFVPHFHIPLQSGSNRVLSAMRRRYHADLYREKVATVKERIPDCCIGVDVIVGFPSESERDFLKTYELLLQADISYLHVFTYSERPNTDALKVSPVVPQKERSRRSKILHTLSSQKKESFYDDHRGRTMPVLFEKYDAGILSGMTDNYIRVETVGEERMINEIRKVHLLEQKRGFLRGELAN
- a CDS encoding PD-(D/E)XK nuclease family protein; translated protein: MKRPFSHSSLSSFERCPAKYKFYYLEGIEKPHESVESFLGRRVHESLEFLYGEVGDGKTLFFDHISDHFRNSWETAWHKHIVIVDPQLSPRDYFQIGEQCLAWYFRTYHPFEESVEGIEVEIVFKLAEDDKFKIKGIIDRLDRNDGKWEIHDYKTSKRAMTQAAADKDRQLALYQIGLENLYDEVEEVDLIWHFVRKGDTVRTRKTPHQIDELKSSIRKLVAKIEERIVRGGPFLPRPTPLCNWCYYWDECPAKREHNPFVKAGATA
- a CDS encoding ribonuclease HI family protein, with the translated sequence MIQFSRREKNLLQQLFAPDSIEKLMEIVPETNKSDWEALRAKIVGGEGKSIPLILYVDGAADLKAKNAGIGGIILRNDNSKEELFTFSDNIGQATNNEAEYKALIRGLEYAAELNGTDIVVYSDSELIVNQVNLEYKVKNKRMLSLHRKARSILEKFGSWQVRHIPRDDNRKADSLSKMALVEEQVKR